A single window of Leptolyngbya ohadii IS1 DNA harbors:
- a CDS encoding alpha-D-glucose phosphate-specific phosphoglucomutase, translated as MKPINLRTVATTPYPDQKPGTSGLRKSVQTFRQFRYLENFVQAIFNTLNCTGQLLILGGDGRYYNRTAIQTILKMAAANGFARVKVGQGGILSTPAASAIIRKTGAIGGIILSASHNPGGIHGDFGIKFNSRNGEPAPESVTDAIYKITCQIDRLNLMEAPDVDLDRLGETQLGGTIVEVIDPIGDYLSLMEGIFDFDRIQSLFKSGRFRMSFDAMHAVTGSYAHAIFEQRLGAPSGTVQNGIPQEDFGGGHPDPNLVYAKELVDRLLGQNAPDFGAASDGDGDRNMILGRRFFVTPSDSLAVLAANAHLIPGYRTGLAGVARSMPTSTAVDRVAEKLGIPCYETPTGWKFFGNLLDAGRITLCGEESFGTGSNHIREKDGLWAVLFWLNLLAVKQQPVEYSVEQIVQEHWRIYGRNYYSRHDYEGIDSDRAETLIARLRSKLPTLKGQKFGAYEVQYSDDFAYQDPIDGSLTEQQGIRIGFTDGSRIVFRLSGTGTQGATLRIYLERYESNLSRQNQDVQQTLGGLIEIADRVAQVRLLTGMPQPTIIT; from the coding sequence TTGAAACCGATTAACCTCCGCACCGTCGCTACCACCCCCTATCCAGACCAGAAACCGGGCACGTCCGGGCTAAGAAAGTCCGTGCAAACCTTCCGGCAGTTTCGCTATCTGGAAAACTTTGTGCAGGCAATTTTCAATACGCTGAATTGCACCGGGCAACTGCTGATTCTGGGCGGCGATGGGCGCTACTATAACCGAACTGCGATCCAGACCATCCTCAAAATGGCGGCGGCAAACGGCTTCGCGCGGGTCAAGGTCGGGCAGGGCGGCATTCTTTCCACGCCAGCGGCTTCGGCGATTATTCGCAAAACGGGTGCAATCGGCGGCATCATTCTCTCTGCTAGCCACAATCCGGGGGGAATACATGGCGACTTTGGCATCAAGTTCAACAGCCGCAACGGCGAACCTGCCCCAGAATCTGTGACTGACGCAATCTACAAAATTACCTGCCAGATCGATCGCCTCAACCTGATGGAAGCCCCGGACGTTGATCTCGATCGCCTGGGGGAAACGCAGCTGGGCGGCACGATTGTCGAAGTGATAGACCCGATCGGGGATTATCTGAGCCTGATGGAAGGGATTTTTGATTTCGATCGAATTCAGTCTCTTTTTAAGTCCGGCAGATTTCGCATGAGCTTTGATGCCATGCACGCGGTTACGGGTTCCTATGCCCACGCGATTTTTGAGCAGCGGCTCGGCGCACCCTCTGGAACCGTGCAGAATGGCATTCCGCAGGAGGATTTTGGCGGCGGACATCCGGATCCGAATCTGGTCTATGCAAAGGAATTAGTCGATCGATTATTGGGTCAGAACGCTCCGGATTTTGGCGCAGCTTCCGATGGAGATGGCGATCGCAATATGATTCTGGGTCGCCGATTTTTTGTCACCCCCAGTGATAGTCTGGCAGTCCTGGCAGCAAATGCCCATTTGATTCCCGGATACCGGACTGGCTTAGCAGGCGTGGCGCGATCGATGCCCACCAGTACCGCAGTCGATCGGGTGGCGGAAAAACTGGGAATTCCCTGCTACGAAACGCCCACAGGCTGGAAGTTTTTTGGCAATCTGCTTGATGCAGGAAGGATTACCCTCTGCGGAGAGGAAAGCTTTGGCACAGGCTCCAACCACATCCGCGAAAAAGATGGACTCTGGGCGGTGCTGTTCTGGCTCAACCTTCTGGCAGTCAAGCAGCAGCCCGTTGAATACTCGGTTGAACAAATTGTGCAGGAACACTGGCGCATCTACGGACGCAACTATTACTCGCGCCACGACTACGAGGGAATTGACAGCGATCGCGCCGAAACCCTGATCGCCCGACTGCGATCGAAACTGCCTACCCTGAAAGGACAGAAATTTGGAGCCTACGAAGTCCAGTACAGCGACGACTTTGCCTATCAAGATCCGATCGACGGCAGCCTCACAGAGCAGCAGGGAATCCGCATTGGGTTCACGGATGGTTCGCGCATCGTCTTCCGGCTTTCCGGTACGGGCACCCAGGGCGCAACCCTACGAATTTACCTGGAACGCTACGAATCCAATCTCAGCCGCCAAAACCAGGACGTGCAGCAAACCCTAGGCGGACTCATCGAAATTGCCGATCGGGTAGCCCAGGTGCGATTGCTTACTGGAATGCCCCAGCCAACAATCATCACTTAA
- a CDS encoding valine--tRNA ligase, translating into MTATTPTLASQYDPFANEAKWQKSWEENQIFKADPDRGGTPYCIVIPPPNVTGSLHMGHAFDNTLMDVLVRYHRMRGFNTLWLPGTDHASIAVAAILDKELRSQGKTRFDVGREKYLERAWEWKTQSGGTIVGQLRSLGVSVDWSRERFTMDEGLSEAVVEAFKRLYNEGLIYRGKYLVNWCPATQSAVSDLEVENKEVQGNLWHFRYPLTDGSGYLEVATTRPETMLGDTAVAVNPEDDRYKHLVGKTIRLPIMNREIPIIADEYVDSSFGTGCVKVTPAHDPNDFEMGMRHSLEFINILNKDGTLNENAGDFQGQDRFVARKNVVKRLEEDGFLVKIEDYKHTVPYSDRGKVPVEPLLSTQWFVKIRPLADRALDFLDNQDEPIFVPERWTKVYRDWLVNLKDWCISRQLWWGHQIPAWYAVSETEGEIKDNTPFVVAATEAEAIDLAKAEFGEEVQLERDPDVLDTWFSSGLWPFSTMGWPHETKDLEFYYPTSTLVTGFDIIFFWVARMTMMAGHFTGKMPFKHVYIHGLVLDENGEKMSKSKNNGIDPLVLIRKYGTDSLRYTLVKAVAGAGQDIRLEYNRKTDESASVEASRNFTNKLWNASRFVMMNLDGQTPEQLGFPDASELELSDRWLLSRYHQVIKQTAENIDAFGLGEAAKGLYEFIWGDFCDWYIELVKSRLQDKDSASRKVAQQVLAHVLEGTLRLLHPFMPHITEEVWHTLTQSGDDKFLALQAYPTLEESLINSDLEGQFDLIIETIRTVRNLRAEADIKPGVKVTTVFQTENDREREILTAAQPYIQDLAKVEHLDILKPEPAPIVPTRTSAIAPIAKPSQAKPERTPRQNYTRAAVTLGLLFAGIVVLKVLFALLSEINSLPLLPTLFTLIGLWRTVLFGYRNLLFADDRRATENKLQSLTAEVLGQFEDAVDAIVDVEAEATPLALPAEGQSQGQSIVGVVGTVQVSIPLAGVVDVDALRSKLEKDLKKAEAEMSALSQRLSNPKFVDKAPADVVQGARDSLAEAETQAQILRDRLNQL; encoded by the coding sequence ATGACTGCAACGACTCCAACCCTCGCGAGCCAGTACGACCCATTTGCCAACGAAGCGAAATGGCAAAAATCCTGGGAAGAGAATCAGATTTTCAAGGCAGACCCCGATCGCGGAGGAACGCCCTACTGTATTGTGATTCCGCCGCCGAACGTGACGGGAAGCCTCCACATGGGTCACGCTTTCGACAATACCCTAATGGATGTGCTGGTGCGGTATCACCGGATGCGGGGCTTTAACACGCTGTGGCTACCGGGGACGGATCACGCGAGTATTGCGGTGGCAGCGATTCTGGACAAGGAACTGCGATCGCAGGGCAAGACCCGCTTTGATGTGGGACGGGAAAAGTACCTGGAACGCGCCTGGGAATGGAAAACACAGTCGGGTGGCACGATCGTTGGACAGTTGCGGAGTCTGGGCGTTTCGGTGGACTGGAGCCGCGAGCGATTCACGATGGATGAGGGGCTGTCTGAGGCAGTCGTTGAGGCATTCAAGCGTCTTTATAATGAGGGGCTGATTTACCGGGGTAAGTATCTGGTGAACTGGTGTCCCGCTACACAGTCGGCGGTGTCGGATCTGGAAGTCGAAAATAAGGAAGTTCAGGGAAATCTCTGGCATTTCCGCTATCCCCTCACGGATGGGTCGGGCTACTTGGAAGTGGCAACCACCCGACCGGAGACGATGCTGGGCGATACGGCGGTGGCAGTGAACCCAGAGGACGATCGCTACAAGCATCTGGTGGGCAAAACGATTCGCCTGCCGATCATGAATCGCGAGATTCCGATCATCGCCGATGAGTATGTCGATTCCAGCTTTGGAACGGGCTGCGTGAAGGTGACTCCTGCCCACGACCCGAACGACTTTGAGATGGGAATGCGGCACAGCCTGGAGTTTATCAATATCCTGAACAAGGACGGCACCCTGAACGAGAACGCCGGAGATTTCCAGGGGCAGGATCGGTTTGTGGCGCGGAAGAATGTGGTCAAGCGGCTGGAGGAAGATGGCTTCCTGGTCAAGATTGAGGACTACAAGCACACCGTTCCCTACAGCGATCGCGGCAAAGTGCCCGTGGAGCCACTGCTCTCAACCCAGTGGTTTGTCAAAATTCGCCCCCTTGCCGATCGCGCTCTGGACTTCCTGGACAATCAGGACGAGCCGATCTTTGTGCCGGAACGCTGGACGAAGGTGTATCGCGACTGGCTGGTAAACCTGAAGGACTGGTGTATCTCGCGTCAGCTCTGGTGGGGTCATCAGATTCCGGCGTGGTACGCGGTCAGCGAAACGGAAGGCGAAATTAAGGACAATACGCCCTTTGTGGTGGCGGCAACGGAAGCTGAGGCGATCGATCTGGCGAAGGCGGAGTTCGGGGAAGAGGTACAGCTAGAGCGTGACCCCGACGTGCTGGATACCTGGTTCTCTTCGGGTCTGTGGCCCTTCTCCACAATGGGCTGGCCCCACGAAACGAAGGATCTGGAGTTTTACTATCCGACCTCCACGCTTGTCACTGGATTCGACATTATTTTCTTCTGGGTTGCCCGGATGACGATGATGGCGGGACACTTCACGGGCAAAATGCCGTTCAAGCACGTCTATATTCACGGACTGGTGCTGGACGAGAACGGCGAAAAGATGTCCAAGTCGAAGAACAACGGCATCGATCCGCTGGTGCTGATTCGTAAATACGGTACGGATTCCCTCCGCTACACCCTGGTAAAAGCCGTTGCTGGAGCCGGACAGGATATTCGTCTGGAGTACAACCGCAAGACCGATGAGTCTGCCTCGGTAGAAGCGTCGCGCAACTTCACGAATAAGCTGTGGAACGCCTCCCGCTTTGTGATGATGAATCTGGACGGTCAGACTCCGGAGCAGCTTGGTTTCCCCGATGCGAGTGAGTTGGAGCTAAGCGATCGCTGGCTGCTGTCCCGCTACCATCAGGTCATCAAGCAAACTGCCGAAAATATCGATGCCTTTGGCTTGGGTGAAGCTGCGAAAGGACTGTATGAGTTCATCTGGGGCGACTTCTGCGACTGGTACATCGAGCTGGTGAAGTCCCGCCTGCAAGACAAGGATTCGGCATCGCGTAAGGTAGCGCAGCAGGTTCTTGCCCACGTCCTGGAAGGCACCCTGCGGCTGCTCCATCCCTTTATGCCCCACATTACCGAAGAAGTTTGGCATACCCTGACCCAATCGGGAGATGATAAATTCCTGGCGCTTCAGGCATACCCAACGCTCGAAGAGTCGCTGATTAATTCCGACTTGGAGGGGCAGTTTGACCTGATTATCGAAACCATCCGCACCGTGCGAAACCTCCGCGCCGAGGCAGACATTAAGCCTGGGGTGAAAGTTACAACGGTCTTCCAGACGGAGAACGATCGCGAACGGGAAATCCTGACTGCTGCCCAGCCCTACATTCAAGATCTGGCAAAGGTGGAGCATCTGGATATCCTCAAGCCCGAACCTGCGCCAATTGTCCCGACCCGGACTTCAGCAATTGCGCCGATCGCCAAACCCTCGCAGGCGAAACCCGAACGGACTCCTCGCCAGAACTATACGCGGGCGGCGGTAACGCTGGGACTATTGTTCGCAGGTATCGTGGTTCTTAAAGTGCTGTTTGCGCTCCTCAGCGAAATTAATAGCCTGCCCCTGCTGCCGACCCTGTTCACGCTGATTGGTTTATGGCGCACGGTGCTATTTGGCTATCGAAACCTCCTATTTGCTGACGATCGGCGGGCAACCGAAAACAAACTACAATCCCTGACCGCAGAGGTCTTGGGTCAGTTTGAAGATGCGGTAGACGCGATCGTAGATGTGGAAGCTGAAGCGACTCCGCTGGCATTACCCGCCGAAGGACAGTCCCAGGGTCAGTCGATCGTTGGGGTGGTCGGTACAGTGCAGGTTTCGATTCCGCTGGCAGGGGTTGTGGATGTGGATGCCCTGCGATCGAAGCTGGAGAAAGACCTGAAGAAAGCCGAAGCCGAAATGTCAGCTCTGTCGCAACGGTTGAGCAATCCCAAATTTGTGGACAAAGCTCCTGCCGATGTGGTTCAGGGCGCAAGAGATTCACTGGCAGAGGCAGAAACCCAGGCGCAAATCCTCCGCGATCGGCTGAATCAGCTCTAG
- a CDS encoding DUF2949 domain-containing protein: protein MTPTKYSRFIRFLQEDLALSASSIAIALRYREQDPGPLPMILWQYGLVTLEQLDRIFDWLETAQP from the coding sequence ATGACGCCCACGAAATACTCACGATTTATCCGGTTTCTCCAGGAAGATCTGGCTTTGTCTGCGTCTTCGATCGCCATTGCGCTGCGCTACCGTGAGCAAGATCCCGGTCCGCTGCCAATGATTCTGTGGCAATACGGCTTGGTAACGCTGGAACAGCTCGATCGAATTTTTGACTGGCTGGAAACGGCTCAACCCTAG
- a CDS encoding DUF192 domain-containing protein, producing the protein MISFTPLAPLLHLSLGVLLLGCTPSPSTSVSPSSPQSAPVSQTSPAASPSASPSASPAVNPAITPPVANRPIVNPAAAQMLPITAEAIIGGQTINLEVARTPREQAMGLMFRPPLPDDRGMLFSFDVPRPLWFWMKNTPSPLDMVFMLNGEVKAIAPNSPPCTADPCPTYGTMADVNQVIELRAGRAAELGLEVGDRVEIRYLNQPR; encoded by the coding sequence ATGATTTCCTTCACTCCCCTTGCTCCACTGCTCCATTTGAGTCTCGGTGTTTTGCTGCTGGGCTGTACGCCTTCTCCGTCTACTTCTGTATCGCCTTCATCTCCCCAGTCTGCTCCCGTCAGCCAAACCTCGCCCGCTGCGAGTCCATCTGCGAGTCCATCTGCGAGTCCAGCCGTTAATCCTGCTATTACCCCACCTGTGGCAAATCGTCCGATCGTCAACCCTGCTGCTGCTCAAATGCTTCCCATCACTGCCGAGGCAATTATTGGCGGACAAACGATCAATCTTGAGGTGGCTCGAACGCCCCGTGAACAGGCAATGGGACTGATGTTTCGTCCTCCCCTGCCAGACGATCGCGGAATGCTGTTTTCGTTTGATGTGCCTCGTCCTTTGTGGTTCTGGATGAAAAATACGCCCTCGCCGCTCGACATGGTGTTTATGCTGAATGGTGAAGTGAAGGCGATCGCCCCTAATTCTCCGCCCTGTACCGCCGACCCCTGCCCCACCTATGGAACAATGGCAGATGTAAATCAGGTGATCGAACTGCGTGCTGGACGTGCCGCAGAATTAGGGCTAGAGGTAGGCGATCGGGTTGAAATTCGCTATCTTAACCAGCCCAGATAG
- a CDS encoding amino acid ABC transporter substrate-binding protein: MNRLYRLPAIVIVMFFAVLLTAGVGHAQPVIDRMTQQGVLTIGVRADAFPFTYLDTQGQPTGFSIDLVNLLKARLEDKLERSIQIKFAPVNTTDRYEVVKQGKIDLLCDSSSFSRSRAMDALYSTGYFQTGTQLLVRNDDNFGNQFRIGVIPGTTNADSVKRRLAFAEFVNLPNREAGLKALENNRIDALASDGILLEALRQASPNPDQLTVIPRNPYDEQTYACLIPPGNDRFQAAVNTTLTEFMQGVLDSNPEDLTLFDRWFGESGVVPIDREPVLAFFRRTISRDSAQTN; this comes from the coding sequence GTGAATCGGCTCTATCGGCTTCCGGCGATCGTCATCGTTATGTTTTTTGCGGTTTTGCTGACTGCGGGAGTGGGTCACGCCCAGCCCGTAATCGATCGAATGACGCAGCAGGGAGTGCTGACAATTGGAGTCCGAGCCGACGCCTTTCCGTTCACCTATCTGGATACCCAGGGACAACCCACTGGATTCTCGATCGATCTGGTGAATCTGCTCAAAGCCCGTCTGGAAGATAAGCTGGAGCGATCGATTCAGATTAAATTTGCGCCGGTGAATACGACCGATCGCTACGAAGTTGTGAAGCAGGGCAAGATTGATTTGCTGTGCGACTCCAGCAGCTTTTCTCGCAGTCGGGCAATGGATGCCCTGTATTCAACAGGATATTTCCAGACGGGAACCCAGTTGCTTGTCCGCAATGATGATAATTTTGGCAACCAGTTTCGGATTGGCGTGATTCCGGGGACGACGAATGCAGATAGCGTCAAGCGCCGCCTCGCCTTTGCGGAATTTGTGAATTTACCTAACCGGGAAGCAGGCTTAAAGGCTCTGGAGAATAATCGCATTGATGCCCTTGCCAGCGACGGCATTCTGCTAGAAGCACTGCGGCAAGCCAGCCCCAACCCCGATCAGCTCACCGTGATTCCGCGCAATCCCTACGACGAGCAGACCTATGCCTGTCTGATTCCACCGGGGAACGATCGCTTCCAGGCTGCCGTCAATACAACCCTGACTGAGTTCATGCAGGGCGTCTTGGACAGTAACCCAGAGGATTTGACCCTGTTCGATCGCTGGTTTGGGGAATCGGGTGTGGTGCCGATCGATCGGGAACCCGTCCTCGCCTTTTTCCGCCGCACCATCAGCAGAGACTCAGCACAGACAAACTAG
- the nblR gene encoding response regulator transcription factor NblR produces MSSLAQEQNPKVLVIETDEMLAQHVSADLRESGYEPSIAYDAATGLRQAKEIQPALVVVDRMLAGDSGLSLCSHLRATGARMPVLLLMARDALEDRVACLQAGADDYFLKPYRSDEFLKLVRLYLHSDVPNNEQLRFADLVLDLGTRRALRGSRVIDLTMKEFELLKYLMEHPREVLTREQILENVWGYDFMGESNVIEVYIRYLRLKIEDEGEKRLIQTVRGVGYVLRES; encoded by the coding sequence ATGAGCAGTCTGGCTCAGGAGCAGAATCCGAAGGTTCTGGTGATTGAAACTGATGAAATGCTGGCACAGCACGTCAGCGCTGATTTGCGCGAGTCGGGCTACGAGCCTTCGATCGCCTATGATGCTGCGACGGGGTTGCGTCAGGCAAAGGAGATACAGCCTGCGTTAGTCGTAGTCGATCGAATGCTGGCAGGGGATTCGGGGCTGTCGCTGTGCAGTCACCTGCGGGCTACGGGAGCAAGAATGCCCGTTTTGCTGCTGATGGCGCGGGATGCGCTGGAGGATCGGGTGGCTTGCTTGCAGGCAGGGGCAGACGACTATTTCCTGAAGCCCTACCGCAGCGATGAATTCCTGAAGCTGGTGCGGCTTTACCTCCATTCGGATGTGCCGAATAATGAGCAGCTCCGCTTTGCCGACCTGGTGCTGGATCTGGGGACAAGACGGGCACTGCGCGGCAGTCGGGTGATTGACCTGACAATGAAGGAATTTGAGCTGCTGAAATACTTAATGGAGCATCCTCGCGAAGTCCTGACCCGCGAACAAATCCTCGAAAACGTTTGGGGCTATGACTTTATGGGCGAGTCGAATGTGATTGAAGTTTACATTCGCTATCTGCGGCTCAAAATCGAGGACGAAGGCGAGAAGCGGCTGATTCAAACCGTGCGCGGCGTTGGCTATGTGCTGCGTGAATCATAA
- a CDS encoding NAD(+) kinase — MPKAGIIYNDTKPIACRIAQELTDKLTALGWEVLATTGQGGILGYSKPGRPVCHTPITQLTPPGFDEDMKFAIVLGGDGTVLAAFRQVAPQQIPLLTVNTGHMGFLTETYLNYLPQAIDAVVEGKYEVESRSMLTVQVWREGGLMWEALCLNEMVLHREPLTSMCHFEIEIGRHAPVDIAADGIIISTPTGSTAYSLSAGGPVITPGVPVLQLVPICPHSLASRALVFSNTEPVTIYAANRDPLVMVVDGNAGCCVLPEDHVRVLRSPYAARFIRLRPNEFFHVLREKLGWGLPHVAKPTSVELP, encoded by the coding sequence GTGCCCAAAGCTGGCATTATTTACAACGATACGAAGCCAATCGCCTGCCGGATTGCCCAAGAACTCACGGACAAATTGACCGCATTGGGGTGGGAAGTTCTTGCGACTACGGGGCAGGGCGGCATTCTGGGGTATTCAAAGCCCGGTCGTCCGGTGTGCCATACACCGATTACCCAGCTCACGCCCCCTGGCTTCGACGAGGACATGAAGTTTGCGATCGTCCTGGGTGGAGATGGTACGGTTCTGGCTGCCTTCCGGCAGGTCGCTCCCCAGCAAATTCCCCTGCTGACGGTTAACACCGGACATATGGGATTCCTCACGGAAACCTACCTGAACTATCTACCGCAGGCGATCGATGCTGTCGTAGAGGGCAAATACGAGGTCGAATCGCGATCGATGCTGACGGTGCAGGTGTGGCGTGAGGGGGGGCTGATGTGGGAAGCCCTGTGCCTGAATGAAATGGTGCTGCATCGGGAACCGCTGACGAGCATGTGCCATTTTGAAATTGAAATTGGACGCCACGCCCCGGTTGATATCGCAGCAGACGGAATTATCATCTCCACGCCGACCGGGTCAACGGCCTATTCCCTCTCGGCAGGAGGTCCTGTAATTACCCCTGGTGTGCCCGTCTTGCAGCTTGTGCCTATCTGTCCCCATTCCCTGGCATCCCGTGCCCTGGTATTTTCTAACACCGAGCCTGTGACGATTTATGCGGCAAATCGCGATCCGCTGGTAATGGTGGTGGATGGCAATGCCGGATGCTGTGTGCTGCCTGAAGATCACGTGCGGGTATTGCGATCGCCCTATGCGGCAAGATTTATTCGCCTTCGTCCTAATGAGTTTTTCCATGTCCTGAGAGAAAAGCTAGGATGGGGACTACCCCATGTGGCAAAGCCGACTTCGGTTGAGCTACCTTAG
- a CDS encoding LmeA family phospholipid-binding protein, with amino-acid sequence MEQTARFNECSLMFGSFTNPKSSSGTSGMDFGERMLNAAATQSIRHLFSQCESIDVAVRCYPSSKLLQGSIDNFKMNGRGLVIRRQFEVEEMSFETDAVSIDFGSVLGGQLKLKQPTQAVAQVILSEDGINRAFKADLVQKKLDQVELEELTNLSGGEPVSFRDVQLQLLPDNQVSISAKTDLPNQSDVPIQLTATLAVEKRRRVAFQNPQFNPEGVPDGVRGLAEIVTKAFADVLNNMVDLDRFDLDGVMMRINRLETQGKSLVFSGYAQIDHFPGVG; translated from the coding sequence ATGGAACAAACAGCCCGTTTCAACGAGTGCAGCCTGATGTTTGGTAGTTTTACAAATCCTAAGAGCAGTTCCGGGACTTCAGGTATGGATTTTGGAGAACGGATGCTCAACGCCGCCGCAACCCAGTCGATTCGCCACCTGTTTTCGCAGTGCGAGTCGATCGATGTGGCAGTGAGATGCTATCCCTCTAGCAAACTGCTCCAGGGCAGTATCGACAATTTCAAGATGAATGGACGCGGACTGGTGATTCGCCGCCAGTTTGAGGTCGAGGAAATGTCCTTTGAAACCGATGCCGTATCGATCGACTTCGGCTCGGTGCTGGGCGGACAACTGAAGCTCAAGCAGCCCACGCAGGCGGTGGCACAGGTCATCCTCAGCGAAGACGGCATTAATCGGGCATTTAAGGCAGACTTGGTGCAGAAGAAGCTTGATCAGGTCGAACTGGAAGAACTCACGAATCTTTCGGGGGGTGAGCCTGTCTCTTTCCGGGATGTCCAGCTCCAGCTTTTGCCAGACAACCAGGTGAGCATTTCCGCGAAGACGGATTTGCCCAACCAGAGCGATGTGCCAATTCAGCTCACGGCAACCCTGGCGGTAGAAAAGCGGCGTAGAGTGGCATTCCAGAATCCGCAGTTCAACCCGGAGGGCGTTCCCGATGGGGTGCGTGGACTGGCAGAAATTGTCACCAAAGCCTTTGCCGATGTTCTGAATAACATGGTGGATCTCGATCGCTTTGATCTGGATGGGGTGATGATGCGGATCAACCGTCTGGAGACGCAGGGAAAATCGCTAGTTTTTAGCGGCTATGCCCAAATTGACCATTTTCCGGGAGTGGGATAA